The following proteins are encoded in a genomic region of Sorangiineae bacterium MSr12523:
- the ung gene encoding uracil-DNA glycosylase, giving the protein MAASIPKAWLEALSRERSASWFTELCTFVEGERARGPVYPPEVDVFAALEHTPLDDVKVILVGQDPYHGPGQAEGLAFSVRQGIRPPPSLVNMFKELAADIGCPAPTSGSLVPWAKQGVLLLNTVLTVREGEANSHKGKGWEKLTDAIIRTASERCAPSVFVLWGAHAKKKKSLVDASRHRVLEGVHPSPLSAHTGFFGSRPYSKINDLLTQMGRPPVEWTLP; this is encoded by the coding sequence ATGGCGGCGTCAATTCCGAAAGCGTGGCTCGAAGCCCTCTCCCGTGAGCGAAGTGCATCCTGGTTCACCGAACTGTGCACCTTCGTCGAGGGGGAACGCGCGCGCGGGCCCGTGTATCCGCCCGAGGTCGACGTGTTCGCGGCGCTCGAACACACGCCGCTCGACGACGTGAAGGTCATTCTCGTCGGGCAGGATCCGTATCATGGCCCCGGGCAAGCCGAAGGCCTCGCGTTCAGCGTCCGCCAAGGCATCCGGCCGCCGCCATCCTTGGTCAACATGTTCAAGGAGCTCGCCGCCGACATCGGGTGCCCGGCGCCAACCAGCGGCTCGCTCGTGCCCTGGGCGAAACAAGGCGTGCTCCTCCTCAATACGGTGCTCACCGTGCGCGAGGGCGAAGCCAACTCGCACAAAGGCAAAGGCTGGGAAAAGCTCACCGATGCCATCATCCGCACGGCCAGCGAACGATGCGCGCCCTCGGTGTTCGTTCTCTGGGGTGCGCACGCAAAGAAGAAAAAGTCGCTGGTCGATGCTTCACGCCATCGCGTGCTCGAAGGTGTTCACCCTTCGCCGCTCTCCGCGCACACGGGCTTCTTCGGCAGCCGCCCGTATTCGAAGATCAACGACTTGCTCACGCAAATGGGCCGCCCGCCCGTCGAGTGGACGCTTCCGTAG
- a CDS encoding copper homeostasis protein CutC, protein MARDLSRPLLEIISIDAVDARQAVLGGADRLELVSGMEVAGLNPSVETFRAVRDAVSVPVRVMIRLQGGFSSGGPAGVDALVASAEALRRAGADQFVLGWLDDHGHVDLDAVRAVVSHLDGCPWTFHKAIDHATNRDAVYDAIGNLPGLDTVLTSGGPEVSLDVLISESRRERACDGPEILAGGGLRVEHLAPLLAGGVTAFHFGSAARPGGSWSAPVSADLVRGLRDRL, encoded by the coding sequence ATGGCGCGCGATTTGTCTCGGCCTCTGCTCGAAATCATTTCCATCGATGCCGTCGATGCGCGCCAGGCGGTTCTCGGCGGTGCCGATCGCCTCGAGCTCGTCAGCGGGATGGAGGTCGCCGGGCTAAACCCCTCGGTGGAAACCTTCCGCGCTGTGCGAGACGCCGTCTCCGTGCCCGTCCGCGTGATGATCCGACTTCAAGGCGGCTTTTCCTCCGGCGGCCCCGCCGGTGTCGATGCGCTGGTGGCCTCGGCGGAGGCTCTTCGTCGGGCCGGGGCAGACCAATTCGTCCTCGGTTGGCTGGACGACCACGGCCACGTCGACCTCGACGCCGTCCGTGCGGTGGTTTCCCACCTCGATGGCTGCCCCTGGACATTCCACAAAGCCATCGACCACGCCACCAACCGCGACGCCGTCTACGACGCCATCGGCAACCTCCCAGGCCTCGACACCGTGCTCACCTCGGGCGGCCCCGAAGTTTCACTGGACGTACTCATCTCCGAATCGAGGCGCGAGCGCGCCTGCGATGGCCCCGAGATCCTCGCCGGCGGCGGCCTCCGCGTAGAGCACCTGGCGCCCCTTCTCGCGGGCGGCGTCACCGCATTTCACTTCGGAAGCGCGGCACGGCCGGGCGGCTCCTGGTCCGCCCCCGTTTCCGCGGACCTCGTGCGCGGGCTGCGCGATCGACTCTAA
- a CDS encoding MFS transporter — protein sequence MTTSFEATQELVVPARGSRWIEEWNPEDETFWQRTGERIARRNLIWSILAENIGFSVWLMWSVVATRLPKVGFAYTTDQLFLLVALPGLVGAMMRFPYTFAVPKFGGRNWTIVSALLLFVPTTLLVTLVKQPATPFWMMALAASTAGLGGGNFASSMANISFFYPDKKKGFALGLNAAGGNVGVSSVQLLTPIAIGIGGGIHLANAGFMWMPLIALATFGAVAFMNNLRVAKSPFRDQVAIAKRKHTWVMAWLYIGTFGSFVGYSAAFPLLLKTQFPDVSTNLAFVGPLVGSVARPLGGLIADKVGGARVTFWNFIAMGLATVGVVYFVATGNLPGFLMTFLVLFITTGFGNGSTFRMIPVIFRAEALQADPEHPDLAMLRARRDSAAVLGFTSAIGALGGYFIPQAFGASIRATHGPGTALAFFGLFYCTCIAATWWYYRRPGSLGAANV from the coding sequence ATGACGACGAGCTTCGAAGCGACCCAAGAGCTCGTGGTGCCTGCGCGCGGTTCTCGCTGGATCGAAGAATGGAATCCCGAGGACGAAACATTCTGGCAACGGACCGGGGAGCGCATTGCACGACGAAATCTGATTTGGTCCATCCTGGCGGAGAACATTGGATTCTCCGTTTGGCTGATGTGGAGCGTGGTGGCCACACGCCTCCCCAAAGTGGGATTCGCGTACACGACTGATCAGCTGTTTCTCTTGGTGGCGCTTCCAGGGCTCGTGGGCGCGATGATGCGCTTTCCTTATACGTTCGCCGTCCCCAAGTTTGGTGGGCGCAACTGGACCATCGTCAGCGCGCTGCTGCTCTTCGTTCCCACGACGTTGCTGGTGACGCTCGTCAAGCAGCCCGCCACGCCATTTTGGATGATGGCGCTCGCCGCCTCGACCGCGGGCCTCGGCGGAGGGAACTTCGCCTCGAGCATGGCCAACATCTCCTTCTTCTATCCGGACAAGAAGAAGGGGTTCGCGCTCGGCTTGAACGCCGCGGGCGGCAACGTCGGCGTGAGCAGCGTTCAATTGCTCACGCCCATCGCCATTGGCATCGGCGGCGGCATTCACCTGGCCAACGCGGGCTTCATGTGGATGCCGCTGATCGCCTTGGCGACGTTCGGGGCTGTCGCCTTCATGAACAACCTGCGGGTCGCCAAATCGCCCTTCCGCGATCAGGTCGCCATCGCAAAGCGGAAGCACACGTGGGTCATGGCGTGGCTTTACATCGGCACCTTCGGGTCGTTCGTCGGATATTCGGCGGCGTTCCCGCTGCTCCTCAAAACGCAATTCCCGGACGTCTCGACGAACCTGGCCTTCGTCGGCCCCTTGGTCGGCTCCGTCGCCCGCCCGCTCGGCGGTCTGATCGCCGACAAGGTCGGCGGCGCCCGGGTCACCTTCTGGAACTTCATCGCGATGGGCCTCGCCACCGTGGGCGTCGTCTACTTTGTCGCGACGGGCAATCTCCCCGGGTTCCTCATGACCTTCCTCGTCTTGTTCATCACCACGGGCTTCGGCAACGGCTCCACCTTCCGCATGATCCCGGTCATCTTCCGCGCCGAAGCATTGCAGGCCGACCCCGAGCACCCCGATCTCGCGATGCTCCGCGCCCGCCGCGACAGCGCCGCCGTGCTCGGCTTCACCTCCGCCATCGGCGCGCTGGGCGGCTACTTCATCCCGCAAGCCTTCGGCGCCTCCATCCGAGCCACCCACGGCCCCGGCACGGCCCTCGCGTTCTTCGGCCTCTTCTACTGCACCTGCATCGCCGCCACCTGGTGGTACTACCGCCGCCCCGGCAGTTTAGGCGCGGCCAACGTGTGA
- a CDS encoding molybdopterin oxidoreductase family protein has product MKTHCPYCALQCGMRISGTPEAPRIEGDPDFPTNRGTLCIKGWSSGVTLAHSERLTTPLVRNVRGFLEPASWDEAIARTVEGFREARERGGADAVGVFGSGSLTNEKAYYLGKFARVALGTRMIDYNGRFCMSSAAAASNKALGVDRGLPFPLADIAQADAILLVGSNLAETMPPLTQYFEAQRARGGKLIVVDPRRSSTALTADLHLRLAPGSDAAVANGLLHLLVRAGAVDAKYIRERTEGYEAVRAVVASYWPERVESLAGVPQADLVRAAQIMAQAETVMVLTGRGPEQQSHGVENALSYINLALAMGMVGKRNAGYGCLTGQGNGQGGREHGQKADQLPGYRRIDDPAARAHVAAVWGVDPESIPGAGKSAYEMLDAIGEPEGIHALFVMGSNPVVSAPNARRVEARLRELKFLAVSDFFRSETADIADVVFPAAQWAEESGTTTNVEGRVILRRRVFDPPPGVRTDLDILCTLAAGLGKGELFPSSDPERVFAELCRASAGGPADYSSLSYPELDARDGVHWGGERLFQERFPTPSGRARFHVVHDVHPAEEPNESYPLYLTTGRVLAQYQSGTQTRRVPALAKVSPEPQAEMHPLQARRHGLSDGDAVTLATRRGRARFIVKVTPHIREDTVFVPFHWGGAASANNLTQDALDPTSRMPEFKVCAVRIMETKT; this is encoded by the coding sequence GTGAAGACGCACTGTCCCTATTGCGCGCTGCAATGCGGAATGCGCATTTCGGGTACTCCCGAGGCGCCGCGCATCGAGGGCGATCCCGATTTTCCGACCAACCGAGGCACGTTGTGCATCAAGGGTTGGTCGTCGGGCGTGACCCTCGCGCACTCCGAGAGGCTCACCACACCGCTGGTGCGCAACGTGCGCGGCTTCCTCGAGCCGGCAAGTTGGGACGAAGCCATCGCGCGCACCGTCGAGGGCTTTCGCGAAGCGCGTGAGCGTGGCGGCGCCGATGCCGTCGGCGTGTTCGGTAGCGGCTCGCTCACCAACGAGAAGGCGTACTACCTGGGCAAGTTCGCGCGCGTGGCGCTCGGCACGCGCATGATCGATTACAACGGCCGCTTTTGCATGTCGTCGGCGGCGGCAGCCTCGAACAAGGCGCTGGGCGTAGACCGCGGGCTGCCGTTTCCTCTCGCCGACATCGCTCAGGCGGACGCGATTCTCCTCGTGGGCAGCAACCTGGCGGAGACCATGCCGCCGCTCACGCAGTACTTCGAGGCGCAGCGGGCGCGCGGTGGAAAGCTCATCGTCGTCGACCCGCGCCGCTCGTCCACCGCGCTCACCGCGGATCTGCATCTGCGCCTCGCGCCCGGAAGCGATGCGGCGGTGGCCAATGGCCTCTTGCACCTGCTCGTGCGCGCCGGTGCCGTCGATGCGAAATACATCCGCGAACGGACGGAGGGCTACGAGGCCGTGCGCGCGGTGGTCGCCAGCTATTGGCCCGAGCGCGTGGAGTCCCTCGCGGGGGTGCCCCAGGCCGATCTCGTGCGGGCCGCGCAGATTATGGCCCAGGCCGAGACCGTGATGGTGCTGACCGGGCGCGGGCCCGAGCAGCAGTCGCATGGCGTGGAGAACGCGCTTTCGTACATCAATTTGGCCCTGGCCATGGGCATGGTCGGCAAGCGCAATGCCGGCTACGGCTGTCTCACCGGCCAAGGCAATGGACAAGGTGGGAGGGAGCACGGCCAGAAGGCCGACCAGCTGCCCGGCTACCGCCGCATCGACGACCCGGCTGCCCGCGCGCACGTGGCCGCCGTGTGGGGCGTCGATCCGGAGTCGATCCCCGGCGCGGGCAAATCCGCGTACGAGATGCTCGACGCGATTGGCGAGCCCGAGGGCATTCACGCGCTGTTCGTGATGGGCTCGAACCCCGTGGTCTCCGCGCCCAATGCGCGGCGGGTCGAAGCGCGCTTGCGCGAGCTGAAGTTTCTCGCCGTCTCCGACTTTTTCCGCTCCGAGACAGCGGACATCGCCGACGTGGTCTTCCCCGCGGCGCAGTGGGCGGAGGAATCCGGTACCACGACGAACGTCGAGGGCCGCGTCATCCTGCGGCGTCGCGTTTTCGATCCGCCGCCGGGCGTGCGCACCGACTTGGACATTCTGTGCACGCTGGCCGCAGGTCTGGGCAAGGGCGAGCTTTTCCCCTCGAGCGACCCCGAACGAGTCTTCGCCGAGTTGTGCCGCGCGAGCGCGGGCGGGCCGGCGGACTACTCGTCCCTCAGCTATCCCGAGCTCGATGCCCGCGACGGCGTGCACTGGGGCGGTGAGCGGCTCTTCCAAGAGCGATTTCCGACGCCCAGCGGGCGCGCGCGCTTTCACGTCGTTCATGACGTGCACCCCGCCGAAGAGCCCAACGAGTCGTACCCGCTCTACCTCACCACCGGGCGCGTGCTGGCGCAGTACCAATCGGGCACGCAAACGCGGCGCGTGCCCGCGCTGGCGAAGGTTAGTCCCGAGCCGCAGGCGGAAATGCACCCGCTGCAGGCCCGCCGCCATGGTCTCTCCGATGGCGATGCCGTCACCTTGGCCACACGGCGCGGGCGTGCGCGCTTCATCGTCAAGGTGACGCCCCACATCCGCGAAGACACGGTCTTCGTTCCGTTTCACTGGGGCGGAGCTGCCTCGGCCAACAACCTTACCCAGGATGCGCTCGATCCGACGAGCCGCATGCCTGAGTTCAAAGTCTGCGCAGTGCGAATCATGGAGACGAAGACATGA
- the nirB gene encoding nitrite reductase large subunit NirB has product MKRKLVVIGNGMAGARLVEEILLRGGGERFEIVMFGDEPYGNYNRILLSNVLAGAHDPKDIFINPLRWYEDNHVKLHAGVRVASVDRAARLVHGDNGVVESYDDLVFAMGSSAFVPRMDGIEKNGVFVFRTLDDCDSIIKYTEGRKTAAVIGGGLLGLEAARGLMERGMKVHVVHLMNHLMEVQLDRMAGSILRSTLVRMGLQVHLEKATCEITGNGSVTGLRFKDGGTLDCDMVVISAGIRPNTQLAKEAGLTVARGIVVGDDLATPDDPNVFAIGECSEHDGKTYGLVAPLWDQARVLAERLSARRPQATYHGSKIATKLKVMGVDLAVMGDRESSGPDDEEVTYAEAKRGVYKKVIVRDGRIVGAILLGDPAAAPGLVQAFDRGVEVPDNRAELLFQLDAGAANTTRIEDLPDDTQICNCNGVSKGDILDAVKKGCRSLKVLCDTTRAGMGCGTCKKQVETLLEFGAGDSKVEDPSVHYYVPGVPLPKPDLVEEIRARGLKSVSAVFRELADGKEDPGSKPGLASLLKTLWGKDYVDERDARFINDRVHANIQRDATFSVIPRIYGGVTTADQLRAIADAADKYDAKMVKITGGQRIDLLGIKKEDLPNVWRDLGMPSGHAYSKAFRTCKTCVGSEFCRYGVGHSTELGIKIEERFQGIESPHKMKLATAGCPRNCSEATTKDIGAVAIEGGLWEIYVGGAAGSRVRKGDILCTVGSQEEVLLYTGRFMQYYRENGKYLERTYDFIERVGIDKVRAVVVDDAEGIAERLDAAMQASVDAYVDPWKETPHETQFSESLEPQGQLVQLRTARAVGER; this is encoded by the coding sequence ATGAAAAGGAAACTCGTTGTCATTGGGAATGGCATGGCCGGCGCCCGCTTGGTCGAGGAGATCCTTCTTCGCGGGGGCGGCGAGCGGTTCGAAATTGTCATGTTCGGCGATGAGCCGTACGGCAATTACAATCGTATTTTGCTCTCCAACGTGCTCGCGGGCGCGCACGACCCGAAGGACATCTTCATCAATCCTCTGCGCTGGTACGAAGACAACCACGTGAAGCTTCACGCCGGTGTGCGCGTGGCCTCCGTGGATCGCGCGGCGCGCCTCGTGCACGGCGACAATGGCGTGGTCGAATCGTACGACGACCTGGTGTTCGCGATGGGCAGCTCGGCCTTCGTGCCCCGTATGGACGGTATCGAGAAGAACGGCGTCTTCGTGTTTCGCACCCTCGACGACTGCGACTCGATCATCAAGTACACCGAGGGTCGCAAGACGGCGGCGGTCATCGGCGGCGGCCTGCTCGGACTCGAGGCGGCGCGCGGCTTGATGGAGCGCGGGATGAAAGTCCACGTGGTTCACTTGATGAACCACCTCATGGAGGTGCAGCTCGATCGGATGGCCGGTTCCATCTTGCGAAGCACCTTGGTGCGCATGGGCCTTCAGGTTCACTTGGAGAAGGCGACCTGTGAGATCACGGGCAACGGAAGCGTCACGGGATTGCGCTTCAAAGATGGCGGCACCCTCGATTGCGACATGGTGGTCATCTCCGCCGGCATTCGCCCGAACACGCAATTGGCCAAGGAGGCCGGCCTCACCGTGGCGCGCGGCATCGTGGTGGGCGACGATCTCGCAACGCCCGACGACCCGAACGTGTTCGCCATCGGCGAATGCTCCGAGCACGACGGAAAGACCTACGGCTTGGTCGCGCCGCTCTGGGATCAGGCGCGCGTGCTCGCCGAGCGCCTCTCCGCGCGCAGGCCTCAGGCCACGTACCACGGCTCCAAAATCGCGACGAAGCTGAAGGTGATGGGCGTCGACCTCGCCGTCATGGGCGATCGCGAAAGCTCGGGCCCCGACGACGAAGAGGTCACCTACGCCGAGGCCAAGCGCGGCGTGTACAAGAAGGTCATCGTTCGCGACGGGCGCATCGTCGGCGCCATTCTGCTGGGCGATCCGGCGGCTGCCCCGGGCCTGGTGCAGGCCTTCGATCGCGGTGTCGAGGTGCCCGACAATCGCGCCGAGCTGCTCTTCCAGCTGGACGCGGGCGCGGCCAACACGACGCGCATCGAGGATCTGCCCGACGATACACAGATTTGCAATTGCAACGGCGTCTCGAAGGGCGACATCCTCGACGCCGTCAAAAAGGGCTGCCGCTCGCTCAAGGTGCTCTGCGACACCACGCGCGCGGGCATGGGCTGCGGCACCTGCAAGAAGCAGGTGGAAACCCTGCTCGAGTTCGGGGCGGGCGATTCCAAGGTGGAGGACCCCTCGGTGCACTACTACGTGCCCGGCGTGCCCCTGCCCAAGCCGGACCTGGTGGAGGAGATCCGCGCGCGCGGATTGAAGAGCGTCTCCGCGGTCTTTCGCGAGCTCGCCGATGGCAAGGAAGATCCGGGGAGCAAGCCCGGGCTGGCGTCGCTTCTGAAGACGCTCTGGGGCAAGGACTACGTCGACGAACGCGACGCGCGCTTCATCAACGACCGCGTGCACGCGAACATCCAGCGCGATGCCACCTTCAGCGTCATTCCGCGCATTTACGGAGGCGTCACGACCGCCGACCAGCTTCGTGCCATCGCCGATGCTGCCGACAAGTACGACGCCAAAATGGTGAAGATCACCGGCGGCCAGCGCATCGACCTCCTGGGCATCAAAAAGGAAGACCTCCCCAACGTGTGGCGCGACCTCGGCATGCCGTCGGGGCACGCGTACTCGAAGGCGTTTCGTACCTGCAAGACGTGCGTGGGCAGCGAGTTTTGCCGCTATGGCGTGGGGCATAGCACGGAGCTCGGCATCAAAATCGAGGAGCGCTTCCAAGGCATCGAGTCACCGCACAAGATGAAGCTCGCGACCGCCGGCTGCCCGCGCAATTGCTCGGAGGCCACCACCAAGGACATCGGCGCGGTGGCCATCGAGGGAGGGCTCTGGGAGATCTACGTCGGGGGCGCGGCCGGCTCGCGGGTGCGCAAGGGCGACATCCTCTGCACCGTGGGCTCGCAGGAAGAGGTGCTGCTCTACACGGGGCGCTTCATGCAGTACTACCGCGAGAACGGGAAGTACCTCGAGCGCACGTACGACTTCATCGAGCGCGTGGGCATCGACAAGGTGCGCGCGGTGGTGGTGGACGACGCGGAGGGCATCGCTGAGCGGCTCGATGCGGCGATGCAGGCCTCGGTCGACGCGTACGTGGACCCGTGGAAGGAGACCCCGCACGAGACCCAATTCTCCGAGTCCCTCGAGCCGCAAGGCCAGCTCGTGCAGCTTCGAACGGCGCGTGCCGTGGGAGAGAGGTAG
- a CDS encoding nitrite reductase (NAD(P)H) small subunit, which produces MTTWNLGPVDRIALGEGRAYRAGEHEVAVFRTRTGGLFATQARCPHKQGPLADGIVGAHQVICPLHAYTFDLHTGCPKNGTCEALRTYEVEVNSAGDVLLHL; this is translated from the coding sequence ATGACGACGTGGAATCTCGGGCCAGTGGATCGCATCGCCCTCGGGGAAGGGCGGGCGTACCGAGCGGGCGAGCACGAGGTGGCCGTCTTCCGAACGCGGACGGGCGGCCTGTTCGCCACGCAGGCGCGCTGCCCGCACAAGCAGGGGCCGCTTGCCGACGGCATCGTGGGGGCGCACCAGGTCATCTGCCCGCTGCACGCCTACACGTTCGACCTGCACACCGGGTGTCCGAAAAATGGCACGTGCGAAGCGCTGAGGACCTACGAGGTAGAGGTCAACAGCGCCGGCGATGTGCTACTTCATCTCTGA
- a CDS encoding uroporphyrinogen-III synthase yields the protein MGDTTALKGLRVALLEARRSSELADLVRRNGGVPHSVPAMRETPREPLDEVAAALDRFGSVSRPVAIFATGVGVEALFEMAEKLGRKADLETILRRAINVCRGPKPVAALKQFGMPVSVRAASPHTTRELLDAIESLDATEPLPLEAALVVHHGERSDVLVDTVKTKSPVVVELLLYAWELPEDTAPLAALVGEIIAGQVGAVAFTTQVQARHLFAMADEIGQREALVKALNESSVVVAVGPTCAETLRSLGTPPRVVPESPKMGPMLQSLARYLDGR from the coding sequence ATGGGGGATACGACAGCCCTGAAAGGACTTCGCGTAGCGCTTCTCGAGGCGCGACGCAGCAGCGAACTGGCCGATCTCGTTCGGCGTAACGGTGGCGTGCCGCACTCCGTGCCCGCCATGCGCGAAACCCCGCGCGAGCCGCTCGACGAGGTGGCGGCGGCGCTCGATCGCTTTGGCTCGGTGTCGCGGCCGGTGGCGATTTTTGCGACGGGCGTCGGGGTCGAGGCGCTCTTCGAAATGGCGGAAAAACTCGGTCGAAAGGCCGATTTGGAAACCATTCTCCGGCGCGCCATCAACGTGTGCCGCGGGCCCAAGCCGGTGGCCGCGTTGAAGCAATTCGGCATGCCGGTGTCGGTGCGCGCGGCCTCGCCGCACACGACGCGCGAGCTGCTCGACGCCATCGAGTCGCTCGATGCCACGGAGCCGCTGCCCCTGGAGGCGGCGCTGGTGGTGCACCACGGCGAGCGCAGCGACGTGCTGGTCGACACCGTCAAAACGAAGAGCCCCGTGGTGGTGGAGCTTTTGCTGTACGCATGGGAGCTGCCCGAGGACACGGCGCCGCTCGCCGCGTTGGTGGGCGAGATCATCGCCGGCCAGGTCGGCGCGGTGGCATTCACCACGCAGGTGCAGGCGCGCCACCTCTTTGCGATGGCCGACGAAATCGGTCAGCGTGAGGCCTTGGTGAAGGCCCTCAACGAATCCTCGGTGGTCGTGGCCGTGGGGCCGACCTGCGCGGAAACGCTGCGTTCGCTCGGTACACCGCCGCGGGTCGTTCCCGAGAGTCCCAAGATGGGGCCCATGCTTCAGAGCCTGGCGCGATACCTCGACGGCCGGTAA
- a CDS encoding glutamate-5-semialdehyde dehydrogenase, with protein sequence MTARTAGIEDATLASEIASRCSAARRAARSLGPRERAIKDAALRAIAAGLRARKPEILEQNALDLENARQRGTRGALLDRLALDDKRLEAMAVSVEEVAELPDPVGGIIEQRTLPNGIELSRVRVPLGVVAMIYEARPNVTVEASTLCLKSGNAIVLRGGSEALHSNRALAAVIADALETTGLPRDAVQVIPFTDRDAVRVLVQQSETVDLVIPRGGEALIRFVTEHARVPVVQHYKGVCHLYLDAGCDLEMAEKLVVNGKLSRPGVCNALECLLVDEADAARILPKVAAALLAGGCELRGDERTRALVPQARAATDEDWGTEFLDRVLAVRVVSGLEGAFEHIARFGSGHTEAICTKNDANAQRFRREVDAACVAVNASTRFHDGGELGLGAEIGIATSRLHWRGPMGLEALTTMKWLLNGSGQTR encoded by the coding sequence GTGACTGCTCGGACCGCCGGCATCGAGGATGCCACCCTCGCCTCTGAAATTGCTTCCCGTTGCTCCGCCGCGCGTCGTGCTGCGCGAAGCCTGGGCCCCCGTGAGCGCGCCATCAAAGACGCGGCGCTGAGGGCCATCGCGGCAGGCCTGCGCGCGCGCAAGCCGGAAATCCTCGAGCAGAACGCCTTGGATCTCGAGAACGCCCGCCAGCGTGGAACGCGCGGGGCTTTGCTCGATCGGCTCGCACTCGACGACAAGCGGCTCGAGGCCATGGCCGTCTCCGTCGAGGAGGTGGCCGAGCTTCCCGATCCGGTCGGAGGCATCATCGAACAGCGCACCTTGCCGAATGGCATCGAGCTTTCGCGCGTTCGCGTTCCGCTCGGCGTGGTGGCGATGATCTACGAGGCGCGCCCCAACGTTACCGTGGAGGCGAGCACGCTCTGCCTCAAGTCGGGCAATGCCATCGTGCTGCGCGGCGGCTCGGAGGCGCTCCACTCGAACCGCGCGCTCGCCGCCGTGATTGCCGACGCGCTGGAAACGACGGGGCTCCCGCGCGATGCCGTGCAAGTGATTCCCTTCACCGATCGCGACGCCGTGCGCGTGCTCGTTCAGCAGAGCGAGACCGTGGACTTGGTGATTCCGCGCGGTGGCGAGGCGCTCATCCGCTTCGTGACGGAGCATGCGCGCGTGCCGGTGGTGCAGCACTACAAAGGCGTGTGCCACCTCTACTTGGACGCGGGCTGCGATCTCGAGATGGCCGAGAAGCTCGTGGTGAACGGGAAGCTCTCCCGCCCCGGCGTGTGCAATGCGCTCGAGTGCCTCCTGGTCGACGAGGCGGACGCCGCGCGCATCCTTCCCAAGGTTGCGGCGGCGCTTCTGGCCGGTGGCTGCGAGCTCCGCGGTGACGAACGCACGCGGGCGCTGGTCCCGCAGGCACGCGCGGCGACCGATGAAGACTGGGGCACCGAGTTCCTCGATCGCGTGCTCGCGGTGCGGGTCGTTTCCGGCCTGGAAGGGGCTTTCGAGCACATCGCGCGCTTTGGCTCGGGCCACACCGAGGCCATTTGCACCAAAAATGACGCAAACGCGCAGCGCTTCCGGCGTGAAGTCGACGCCGCATGCGTCGCCGTGAACGCCTCCACGCGATTCCACGACGGTGGGGAACTCGGCCTGGGTGCCGAGATTGGAATTGCCACCAGCCGGCTGCACTGGCGCGGACCGATGGGTCTGGAAGCGCTCACCACGATGAAGTGGCTCTTGAACGGAAGCGGCCAAACAAGGTAA
- the rsfS gene encoding ribosome silencing factor, whose protein sequence is MASTKDKSTRSGPPKRASTGEPRIRSSHGAPPTSRARTVKSGVKANDDETPHLAPRRALGAKVPAGAKAAAGPKTKKALRPPKSSHASGAGAAESSSVASDEARQTAIAIAAAALDKKAVGLEILDVAGKVDYADFLVLMTGRSDRQVIALSQGIEEALRKKNRRPLSVEGLPHANWVLMDFGDIVVHIFQDETRGLYDLEGLWLDARRLSVPIPEDLR, encoded by the coding sequence TTGGCCTCCACGAAAGACAAATCGACCCGAAGCGGTCCGCCCAAGCGCGCGAGCACCGGCGAGCCACGCATCCGCTCCTCCCACGGAGCTCCGCCTACAAGCCGCGCGCGGACCGTCAAATCCGGCGTGAAGGCCAACGACGACGAGACGCCGCACCTGGCGCCTCGTCGAGCCCTGGGCGCGAAGGTCCCCGCGGGGGCGAAGGCCGCCGCAGGCCCCAAGACGAAGAAGGCCTTGCGCCCTCCGAAGAGCAGCCACGCGAGCGGAGCCGGGGCGGCCGAATCGTCCAGCGTCGCGAGCGATGAGGCGCGCCAGACCGCCATTGCCATCGCCGCCGCTGCCCTCGACAAGAAGGCCGTGGGCCTGGAGATCCTCGATGTCGCCGGCAAGGTCGACTACGCGGACTTCCTCGTCCTGATGACGGGTCGCAGCGATCGCCAAGTCATTGCGCTCTCGCAGGGCATCGAGGAAGCCTTGCGCAAGAAGAACCGCCGCCCGCTGTCGGTCGAAGGCCTGCCCCACGCCAACTGGGTGCTCATGGACTTCGGCGACATCGTCGTCCACATCTTCCAAGACGAGACGCGCGGTCTCTACGATCTCGAGGGCCTCTGGCTCGACGCCCGCCGCCTCTCCGTGCCTATCCCGGAAGACCTCCGCTAG